From Chiloscyllium punctatum isolate Juve2018m chromosome 36, sChiPun1.3, whole genome shotgun sequence, the proteins below share one genomic window:
- the LOC140460053 gene encoding uncharacterized protein, whose protein sequence is MEKPEKSRPVEKPWKCGECGKAFHVPSVLEAHQRSHTGVRPFSCPECGKGFSSSSTLLRHRRVHTGERPFSCPECRKAFSNSSDLLKHQQVHTRERPFACPECGKGFSSSSALLTHRQVHTGEKPFSCPKCGKGFTQAFSLLRHHSVHTGERPFTCPECGKAFSDSSALLTHQRVHTGEKPFSCPECGKAFTHVSNLLTHRWVHTRDRPFSCPECGKAFSNFSHVLIHRRVHTGERPFACPECGKAFSNSSDLLKHQRVHWGEALQLP, encoded by the coding sequence ATGGAGAAACCAGAGAAATCCCGCCCCGTGGAGAAACCTTGGAAGTGTGGCGAGTGTGGGAAAGCCTTCCATGTCCCGTCTGTCTTGGAGGCTCATCAGCGCAGTCACACTGGGGtcaggccattctcctgcccagagtgcgggaaggggttcagcagttcctccaccctgctgaggcaccgacgggtccacacaggagagaggcccttcagctgccctgagtgcaggaaggctttcagcaattcctctgacctaCTGAAGcaccaacaggtccacaccagggagaggccattcgcctgcccagagtgtgggaaggggttcagcagttcctccgccttgctgacccaccggcaggtccacacaggggagaagcccttcagctgccctaagtgtgggaagggcttcacccagGCCTtttccctgctgaggcaccacagtgtccacacaggggagaggccattcacttgcccagagtgcgggaaggcgttcagcgattcctctgccctgctgacccaccagcgggtccacacaggggagaagcctttcagctgccctgagtgtgggaaggccttcacccatgtctccaacctgctgacccaccggtggGTCCATActagggacaggcccttcagttgccccgagtgtgggaaggccttcagcaatttctcGCACGTGCTGATCCACCgacgggtccacaccggggagaggccattcgctTGTCCTGAGTGTggaaaggccttcagcaattcctctgacttactgaagcaccagcgggttcactggggagaggcccttcagctgccctga